The proteins below come from a single Tigriopus californicus strain San Diego chromosome 3, Tcal_SD_v2.1, whole genome shotgun sequence genomic window:
- the LOC131878015 gene encoding C-Jun-amino-terminal kinase-interacting protein 4-like isoform X12: MLMAAEGVSGSSSGGGSHDSGMNAVMNDKVQAVAGSIYEEFARMMATYGEGVVQDLMPLVVNVLENLDLAYTESQELEVEAELLKEDNEQLVTQYEREKNLRKASEARLIELEDAFEGDRKENTVKIDSLTSIVKMFELKAKNSQDQIVRLEEKENELKKEYNKLHERYTDLFKTHIDYMERTKSMLGAERLEQLQGLGSSRSKIPGSLSIQQHQANRSSGPVSYGYSELENNNSQQASILTPASEYNNADGSAPNTLKNELSSPTKKSQKRIMMDKGDDDLGDIKTTKTNSPIATKLSENVSKSAQSEPSSPTLPPATTPKTNIELEKLSPEESSSQEESEGNQISGKLGGWMEGISPDGQVTDLEVEEAEDVSKDPSIGPATPLTPMQTSGMSQTKSETRTGNNLYQELSFHDAEALGDVDEGADITDNESDQGELRDPEGFDNVNDNYFGMGKEVENLIAENNELMATKNALNIVKDDLISKVDELTGEHEILREEIRSLQNIRTRLETRVQELETDAKKTKEELEKANKSTKSEEEDNDVPMAQRKRFTRVEMARVLMERNQYKERFMELQEAVRWTEMIRAHKTDTPIEKKNQKGIWKFFGNLFSGTERTGDPMGPYVNMKYGETSEESSGSTLSTMRAKSSAERKARGVDLFDGDTIASSGSANPTRRSDERKEQYKQVRAHVKKDDGRMQAYGWSLPAKPNTTSASGSSSSKDEVQIQSRVSSSGIPVPVPVYCRPLMEKEPGMKIWCAAGVNLSGGRTQDGGSIVGASIFYDRFPSVEVKKATDDELEKLDNELSQGKKLVEDAFEADQQLSSHVWICTSTHAISKVTVIDANSPADVLEAFQVCSSHLLCIASVPGAKESDYRVDEQLNRNVVEESEKRAQTEDNMASQKRQETADAAQADINPEDVPGGGGIGSISFVTSATEKPQLDSLEEEVEQETQPRLTKETAIELGSKAALNRTLDVFKLQELSEDPDPHATLPFISHHTLNISRDLKDDPKQQQQQRLKSKINPSGNPPEDASKSNPSNTDGGEDVDAVHRRFSSTDTKIKDGVGELSKDKDNELALGEVEKMSSVLPTMWLGSQSGSIYVHSSVSQWKRCIHSIRLKDSVLCIVHVKGRVLAALANGSIAIFHRADDGQWDLTNYHLLDLGKPHHSIRCMLQVHNKVWCGYRNKIFVIDPRTMTVEKTMDAHPRKESQVRQMAWVGDGVWVSIRLDSTLRLFHAHTHEHIQDVDIEPYVSKMLGVQSGVFTYSTGFQTYRVDDGIDSLGLEAEGTGKLGFSFVRITALLVSNFRLWMGTGNGVIISVPLNPPAALSKTVDSHKPIDDAMRKKSVPGDIVRVYTDSQENVTAESFIPYCNMSQAQLSFHGHRDAVKFFVSVPGHGGLALNPTSSSSPSKSDPGKDAMSMLVMSGGEGYIDFRIGDTEQDDDLPNDVRGLSQGERSHLIVWQIPIIKRSLRRQS; the protein is encoded by the exons ATGTTGATGGCGGCCGAAGGTGTGTCGGGCTCCTCGAGCGGCGGAGGCTCGCATGATAGCGGCATGAATGCGGTCATGAATGACAAAGTCCAAGCCGTGGCCGGGTCCATCTACGAAGAGTTCGCTCGCATGATGGCCACCTACGGCGAGGGCGTGGTCCAGGATTTGATGCCCTTGGTGGTGAACGTGCTGGAGAACCTGGACCTGGCCTACACCGAGAGCCAAGAGCTGGAGGTGGAGGCCGAGTTGCTCAAGGAGGACAACGAGCAATTGGTCACGCAGTACGAGCGCGAGAAAAACTTACGCAAGGCCTCCGAAGCACGCCTCATCGAGTTGGAAGACGCCTTCGAAGGCGATCGCAAGGAGAACACCGTCAAGATCGACTCGCTCACCTCCATCGTCAAGATGTTCGAGCTCAAAGCCAAAAACTCCCAGGACCAAA TTGTGCGTCtggaagagaaggagaatgAACTCAAGAAAGAGTACAACAAACTCCATGAGCGCTACACGGACCTCTTCAAGACCCACATCGACTACATGGAACGCACTAAATCAATGTTGGGCGCCGAACGATTAGAACAGCTTCAAGGTCTCGGTTCAAGTCGCTCCAAAATCCCGGGCTCACTCTCGATTCAACAACATCAAGCCAACCG ATCATCGGGACCGGTTTCCTATGGCTACAGTGAGTTGGAGAACAACAACAGTCAACAAGCCAGCATCCTCACTCCCGCCAGCGAATACAACAATGCGGATGGATCGGCTCCCAACACCCTCAAGAATGAGCTTAGC AGTCCGACCAAAAAGAGCCAGAAAAGAATCATGATGGACAAAGGTGATGATGACCTCGGTGACATTAAGACAACTAAAACAAATAGCCCGATCGCTACTAAATTGTCAGAAAACGTATCTAAAAGTGCTCAAAGCGAACCATCTTCACCCACATTGCCTCCTGCAACCACACCGAAAACTAACATCGAGCTTGAAAAGCTATCTCCCGAAGAGTCTAGCTCACAAGAAGAGTCGGAAGGCAATCAAA TTTCTGGGAAACTtggaggatggatggaagggATCAGTCCCGATGGTCAGGTGACTGATTTAGAAGTGGAAGAAGCCGAAGATGTGTCCAAGGATCCGAGTATCGGACCGGCCACGCCTCTCACTCCAATGCAAACGTCGGGCATGAGTCAGACAAAATC AGAAACGCGGACGGGCAACAATTTGTACCAAGAATTGAGTTTCCATGACGCCGAAGCCCTTGGAGACGTTGATGAAGGAGCCGATATCACAG ATAATGAAAGTGACCAAGGGGAGCTTCGCGATCCTGAAGGCTTCGACAATG TTAATGACAATTACTTCG GTATGGGCAAAGAGGTGGAAAATCTCATCGCCGAGAACAATGAGCTGATGGCCACGAAGAATGCTCTGAATATCGTCAAAGACGATCTGATCAGCAAAGTTGATGAACTTACCGG GGAACACGAAATCCTTCGGGAAGAGATTCGGTCATTACAAAATATTCGAACTCGCCTGGAAACCCGCGTTCAAGAGCTAGAGACAGATGcaaagaagaccaaagaggAACTGGAGAAGGCCAACAAATCGACCAA GTCTGAGGAAGAGGATAATGATGTTCCAATGGCACAGAGAAAGCGTTTTACCCGTGTAGAAATGGCCCGGGTACTCATGGAACGCAACCAATACAAAGAGCGTTTTATGGAACTCCAAGAAGCTGTGAGGTGGACTGAAATGATTCGGGCTCATAAAACTGACACACCCATCGAAAAGAAGAACCAAAAGGGCATTTGGAAATT TTTCGGAAATCTGTTCAGTGGAACAGAACGAACTGGTGATCCCATGGGTCCGTATGTGAATATGAAATATGGCGAAACCAGCGAAGAATCCTCCGGATCGACGTTATCGACCATGAGAGCTAAAAGCAGCGCAGAAAGAAAAGCCCGGGGTGTGGATCTATTTGATGGGGACACCAT TGCTTCAAGTGGATCCGCCAATCCCACACGACGAAGTGACGAACGCAAAGAGCAATACAAGCAAGTGCGAGCTCACGTCAAGAAGGACGATGGCCGCATGCAAGCCTACGGGTGGAGTTTACCTGCAAAACCGAACACCACCTCAGCCTCCGGAAGTTCCAGTTCTAAAGACGAGGTTCAAATCCAGTCTCGAGTGTCCTCGTCCGGGATCCCTGTACCTGTGCCAGTCTACTGTCGGCCGCTCATGGAAAAGGAACCCGGAATGAAG ATCTGGTGCGCGGCCGGAGTCAACTTGTCCGGGGGTCGAACCCAAGACGGGGGAAGCATAGTGGGGGCCAGTATCTTCTACGACCGATTCCCGTCAGTTGAGGTGAAAAAAGCCACCGACGACGAGCTCGAAAAGCTAGACAATGAGTTGAGTCAAGGCAAGAAATTAGTCGAAGATGCCTTTGAGGCCGATCAGCAGCTCTCGTCGCACGTTTGGATCTGCACGTCGACCCATGCCATCAGCAAAGTGACCGTGATTGATGCCAATTCTCCGGCGGATGTGCTGGAGGCGTTTCAAGTGTGTTCATCCCACCTGTTATGTATTGCCAGTGTCCCTGGCGCGAAGGAATCAGATTATCGCGTGGACGAGCAACTCAATCGAAATGTGGTAGAAGAGAGCGAAAAGCGAGCTCAGACCGAAGACAATATGGCTTCACAGAAGCGGCAAGAAACTGCTGACGCTGCTCAAGCAGATATCAACCCGGAAGATGTGCCCGGGGGAGGTGGGATCGGTTCCATATCGTTTGTGACCAGTGCCACAGAGAAGCCGCAATTGGATTCGTTGGAAGAAGAAGTTGAGCAAG AAACCCAACCCCGATTAACCAAAGAAACTGCAATTGAACTAG GATCAAAAGCAGCCTTGAATCGAACCCTCGATGTGTTCAAGCTGCAAGAATTGAGCGAGGATCCCGATCCTCACGCTACGCTCCCATTTATTTCCCACCATACCTTGAATATATCTCGCGATCTTAAAGACGATcccaaacaacaacagcaacagcgACTGAAATCAAAGA TCAACCCCTCTGGAAATCCACCCGAGGACGCATCCAAGTCAAATCCCTCTAATACCGATGGCGGCGAAGATGTCGATGCCGTTCATCGACGATTCTCATCCACCGATACCAAGATCAAGGATGGTGTGGGCGAACTCTCCAAAGACAAGGACAACGAGCTAGCACTTGGCGAAGTGGAGAAGATGAGCTCAGTCTTGCCCACTATGTGGTTGGGATCTCAGTCTGGATCCATCTACGTCCATTCATCCGTCTCCCAATGGAAGCGGTGTATCCATTCGATCCGACTCAAAGACTCGGTGCTTTGTATTGT GCATGTAAAGGGCCGTGTTTTAGCCGCTCTAGCCAATGGTAGTATCGCCATCTTCCATCGTGCCGACGACGGTCAATGGGATTTGACCAACTATCATCTCCTGGACCTCGGCAAACCTCACCATTCGATCCGATGTATGCTCCAAGTGCACAACAAAGTTTGGTGCGGCTACCGGAACAAGATTTTCGTGATTGATCCTCGCACAATGACCGTGGAGAAGACCATGGACGCTCATCCACGCAAAGAGAGCCAAGTGCGTCAAATGGCTTGGGTGGGAGATGGGGTTTGGGTGTCAATTCGATTGGATTCCACACTCCGATTGTTCCACGCCCACACTCACGAACACATTCAGGATGTGGATATCGAGCCGTACGTCTCGAAGATGTTAG GTGTCCAGTCGGGTGTTTTTACCTATTCGACGGGGTTTCAAACCTACAGAG TGGATGATGGGATTGACAGTCTGGGTCTCGAGGCAGAAG GCACCGGGAAGCTAGGATTCTCATTTGTACGGATCACAGCCTTGCTCGTGTCCAACTTTAGACTTTGGATGGGAACCGGAAACGGGGTCATCATCTCGGTGCCCTTGAACCCCCCGGCTGCACTTTCGAAAACCGTGGACTCTCACAAGCCAATTGATGATGCTATGAGGAAGAAGTCTGTCCCGGGCGATATCGTCCGAGTCTACACAGATAGTCAAGAAAACGTCACAGCCGAAAGCTTCATTCCATATTGCAACATGTCTCAAGCGCAGCTGTCGTTTCATGGACACAGAGATGCCGTCAAATTCTTCGTATCAGTTCCTG GTCATGGTGGCTTAGCCCTGAATCCGACAAGCTCGTCTTCGCCTAGTAAGAGTGATCCTGGAAAAGATGCGATGTCTATGCTGGTCATGTCTGGGGGCGAAGGTTACATCGACTTCAGAATTG GTGATACAGAACAAGACGATGATTTACCCAACGACGTGCGGGGTTTGTCGCAAGGAGAACGAAGTCATCTGATAGTTTGGCAAATACCAATTATCAAGAGAAGTCTGCGAAGACAAAGCTGA
- the LOC131878015 gene encoding C-Jun-amino-terminal kinase-interacting protein 4-like isoform X14, whose amino-acid sequence MERTKSMLGAERLEQLQGLGSSRSKIPGSLSIQQHQANRSSGPVSYGYSELENNNSQQASILTPASEYNNADGSAPNTLKNELSSPTKKSQKRIMMDKGDDDLGDIKTTKTNSPIATKLSENVSKSAQSEPSSPTLPPATTPKTNIELEKLSPEESSSQEESEGNQISGKLGGWMEGISPDGQVTDLEVEEAEDVSKDPSIGPATPLTPMQTSGMSQTKSETRTGNNLYQELSFHDAEALGDVDEGADITDNESDQGELRDPEGFDNVNDNYFGMGKEVENLIAENNELMATKNALNIVKDDLISKVDELTGEHEILREEIRSLQNIRTRLETRVQELETDAKKTKEELEKANKSTKSEEEDNDVPMAQRKRFTRVEMARVLMERNQYKERFMELQEAVRWTEMIRAHKTDTPIEKKNQKGIWKFFGNLFSGTERTGDPMGPYVNMKYGETSEESSGSTLSTMRAKSSAERKARGVDLFDGDTIASSGSANPTRRSDERKEQYKQVRAHVKKDDGRMQAYGWSLPAKPNTTSASGSSSSKDEVQIQSRVSSSGIPVPVPVYCRPLMEKEPGMKIWCAAGVNLSGGRTQDGGSIVGASIFYDRFPSVEVKKATDDELEKLDNELSQGKKLVEDAFEADQQLSSHVWICTSTHAISKVTVIDANSPADVLEAFQVCSSHLLCIASVPGAKESDYRVDEQLNRNVVEESEKRAQTEDNMASQKRQETADAAQADINPEDVPGGGGIGSISFVTSATEKPQLDSLEEEVEQETQPRLTKETAIELGSKAALNRTLDVFKLQELSEDPDPHATLPFISHHTLNISRDLKDDPKQQQQQRLKSKINPSGNPPEDASKSNPSNTDGGEDVDAVHRRFSSTDTKIKDGVGELSKDKDNELALGEVEKMSSVLPTMWLGSQSGSIYVHSSVSQWKRCIHSIRLKDSVLCIVHVKGRVLAALANGSIAIFHRADDGQWDLTNYHLLDLGKPHHSIRCMLQVHNKVWCGYRNKIFVIDPRTMTVEKTMDAHPRKESQVRQMAWVGDGVWVSIRLDSTLRLFHAHTHEHIQDVDIEPYVSKMLGVQSGVFTYSTGFQTYRVDDGIDSLGLEAEGTGKLGFSFVRITALLVSNFRLWMGTGNGVIISVPLNPPAALSKTVDSHKPIDDAMRKKSVPGDIVRVYTDSQENVTAESFIPYCNMSQAQLSFHGHRDAVKFFVSVPGHGGLALNPTSSSSPSKSDPGKDAMSMLVMSGGEGYIDFRIVEDGSEQDYDSHIMVWQLPVPTQPPVEDAEIAEIAEANQPDPEEEIPNVHEEHGNSTLTTDPGTIDASDSIMSSATSRGGSQPPPDETGLDAATYQRWNDQVESLLNNALEAKSLRNIEQYKSMAREQSVPPPPSPKEDFTQLVEVGNDLRGEVKSQDQAPPEQ is encoded by the exons ATGGAACGCACTAAATCAATGTTGGGCGCCGAACGATTAGAACAGCTTCAAGGTCTCGGTTCAAGTCGCTCCAAAATCCCGGGCTCACTCTCGATTCAACAACATCAAGCCAACCG ATCATCGGGACCGGTTTCCTATGGCTACAGTGAGTTGGAGAACAACAACAGTCAACAAGCCAGCATCCTCACTCCCGCCAGCGAATACAACAATGCGGATGGATCGGCTCCCAACACCCTCAAGAATGAGCTTAGC AGTCCGACCAAAAAGAGCCAGAAAAGAATCATGATGGACAAAGGTGATGATGACCTCGGTGACATTAAGACAACTAAAACAAATAGCCCGATCGCTACTAAATTGTCAGAAAACGTATCTAAAAGTGCTCAAAGCGAACCATCTTCACCCACATTGCCTCCTGCAACCACACCGAAAACTAACATCGAGCTTGAAAAGCTATCTCCCGAAGAGTCTAGCTCACAAGAAGAGTCGGAAGGCAATCAAA TTTCTGGGAAACTtggaggatggatggaagggATCAGTCCCGATGGTCAGGTGACTGATTTAGAAGTGGAAGAAGCCGAAGATGTGTCCAAGGATCCGAGTATCGGACCGGCCACGCCTCTCACTCCAATGCAAACGTCGGGCATGAGTCAGACAAAATC AGAAACGCGGACGGGCAACAATTTGTACCAAGAATTGAGTTTCCATGACGCCGAAGCCCTTGGAGACGTTGATGAAGGAGCCGATATCACAG ATAATGAAAGTGACCAAGGGGAGCTTCGCGATCCTGAAGGCTTCGACAATG TTAATGACAATTACTTCG GTATGGGCAAAGAGGTGGAAAATCTCATCGCCGAGAACAATGAGCTGATGGCCACGAAGAATGCTCTGAATATCGTCAAAGACGATCTGATCAGCAAAGTTGATGAACTTACCGG GGAACACGAAATCCTTCGGGAAGAGATTCGGTCATTACAAAATATTCGAACTCGCCTGGAAACCCGCGTTCAAGAGCTAGAGACAGATGcaaagaagaccaaagaggAACTGGAGAAGGCCAACAAATCGACCAA GTCTGAGGAAGAGGATAATGATGTTCCAATGGCACAGAGAAAGCGTTTTACCCGTGTAGAAATGGCCCGGGTACTCATGGAACGCAACCAATACAAAGAGCGTTTTATGGAACTCCAAGAAGCTGTGAGGTGGACTGAAATGATTCGGGCTCATAAAACTGACACACCCATCGAAAAGAAGAACCAAAAGGGCATTTGGAAATT TTTCGGAAATCTGTTCAGTGGAACAGAACGAACTGGTGATCCCATGGGTCCGTATGTGAATATGAAATATGGCGAAACCAGCGAAGAATCCTCCGGATCGACGTTATCGACCATGAGAGCTAAAAGCAGCGCAGAAAGAAAAGCCCGGGGTGTGGATCTATTTGATGGGGACACCAT TGCTTCAAGTGGATCCGCCAATCCCACACGACGAAGTGACGAACGCAAAGAGCAATACAAGCAAGTGCGAGCTCACGTCAAGAAGGACGATGGCCGCATGCAAGCCTACGGGTGGAGTTTACCTGCAAAACCGAACACCACCTCAGCCTCCGGAAGTTCCAGTTCTAAAGACGAGGTTCAAATCCAGTCTCGAGTGTCCTCGTCCGGGATCCCTGTACCTGTGCCAGTCTACTGTCGGCCGCTCATGGAAAAGGAACCCGGAATGAAG ATCTGGTGCGCGGCCGGAGTCAACTTGTCCGGGGGTCGAACCCAAGACGGGGGAAGCATAGTGGGGGCCAGTATCTTCTACGACCGATTCCCGTCAGTTGAGGTGAAAAAAGCCACCGACGACGAGCTCGAAAAGCTAGACAATGAGTTGAGTCAAGGCAAGAAATTAGTCGAAGATGCCTTTGAGGCCGATCAGCAGCTCTCGTCGCACGTTTGGATCTGCACGTCGACCCATGCCATCAGCAAAGTGACCGTGATTGATGCCAATTCTCCGGCGGATGTGCTGGAGGCGTTTCAAGTGTGTTCATCCCACCTGTTATGTATTGCCAGTGTCCCTGGCGCGAAGGAATCAGATTATCGCGTGGACGAGCAACTCAATCGAAATGTGGTAGAAGAGAGCGAAAAGCGAGCTCAGACCGAAGACAATATGGCTTCACAGAAGCGGCAAGAAACTGCTGACGCTGCTCAAGCAGATATCAACCCGGAAGATGTGCCCGGGGGAGGTGGGATCGGTTCCATATCGTTTGTGACCAGTGCCACAGAGAAGCCGCAATTGGATTCGTTGGAAGAAGAAGTTGAGCAAG AAACCCAACCCCGATTAACCAAAGAAACTGCAATTGAACTAG GATCAAAAGCAGCCTTGAATCGAACCCTCGATGTGTTCAAGCTGCAAGAATTGAGCGAGGATCCCGATCCTCACGCTACGCTCCCATTTATTTCCCACCATACCTTGAATATATCTCGCGATCTTAAAGACGATcccaaacaacaacagcaacagcgACTGAAATCAAAGA TCAACCCCTCTGGAAATCCACCCGAGGACGCATCCAAGTCAAATCCCTCTAATACCGATGGCGGCGAAGATGTCGATGCCGTTCATCGACGATTCTCATCCACCGATACCAAGATCAAGGATGGTGTGGGCGAACTCTCCAAAGACAAGGACAACGAGCTAGCACTTGGCGAAGTGGAGAAGATGAGCTCAGTCTTGCCCACTATGTGGTTGGGATCTCAGTCTGGATCCATCTACGTCCATTCATCCGTCTCCCAATGGAAGCGGTGTATCCATTCGATCCGACTCAAAGACTCGGTGCTTTGTATTGT GCATGTAAAGGGCCGTGTTTTAGCCGCTCTAGCCAATGGTAGTATCGCCATCTTCCATCGTGCCGACGACGGTCAATGGGATTTGACCAACTATCATCTCCTGGACCTCGGCAAACCTCACCATTCGATCCGATGTATGCTCCAAGTGCACAACAAAGTTTGGTGCGGCTACCGGAACAAGATTTTCGTGATTGATCCTCGCACAATGACCGTGGAGAAGACCATGGACGCTCATCCACGCAAAGAGAGCCAAGTGCGTCAAATGGCTTGGGTGGGAGATGGGGTTTGGGTGTCAATTCGATTGGATTCCACACTCCGATTGTTCCACGCCCACACTCACGAACACATTCAGGATGTGGATATCGAGCCGTACGTCTCGAAGATGTTAG GTGTCCAGTCGGGTGTTTTTACCTATTCGACGGGGTTTCAAACCTACAGAG TGGATGATGGGATTGACAGTCTGGGTCTCGAGGCAGAAG GCACCGGGAAGCTAGGATTCTCATTTGTACGGATCACAGCCTTGCTCGTGTCCAACTTTAGACTTTGGATGGGAACCGGAAACGGGGTCATCATCTCGGTGCCCTTGAACCCCCCGGCTGCACTTTCGAAAACCGTGGACTCTCACAAGCCAATTGATGATGCTATGAGGAAGAAGTCTGTCCCGGGCGATATCGTCCGAGTCTACACAGATAGTCAAGAAAACGTCACAGCCGAAAGCTTCATTCCATATTGCAACATGTCTCAAGCGCAGCTGTCGTTTCATGGACACAGAGATGCCGTCAAATTCTTCGTATCAGTTCCTG GTCATGGTGGCTTAGCCCTGAATCCGACAAGCTCGTCTTCGCCTAGTAAGAGTGATCCTGGAAAAGATGCGATGTCTATGCTGGTCATGTCTGGGGGCGAAGGTTACATCGACTTCAGAATTG TGGAAGATGGTTCTGAACAAGATTACGACTCCCACATCATGGTTTGGCAGTTGCCCGTTCCTACTCAACCGCCAGTCGAAGATGCTGAAATTGCCGAGATTGCCGAAGCCAACCAACCTGATCCGGAAGAGGAGATCCCAAATGTTCATGAGGAACACGGGAACTCGACTCTGACAACAGATCCCGGGACAATTGATGCGAGTGATAGTATTATGAGTTCCGCCACTTCTCGTGGTGGGAGCCAACCACCACCGGATGAGACCGGATTGGACGCGGCCACGTACCAACGATGGAATGACCAAGTGGAGTCACTTTTGAACAATGCTTTAGAAGCTAAATCTCTGAGGAACATTGAGCAATACAAGAGCATGGCTCGAGAGCAATCCGTGCCTCCACCTCCGTCACCCAAAGAGGATTTCACTCAACTGGTTGAAGTTGGAAATGACTTAAGAGGAGAAGTGAAGTCCCAAGACCAAGCTCCGCCCGAACAATAG